A single region of the Acuticoccus sediminis genome encodes:
- a CDS encoding ABC transporter ATP-binding protein, whose protein sequence is MALTDTVAPAAAPLLEVRDLTKTFHVHRDGKRYRVQAVDGISLTVRRGEVLGIVGESGCGKTTVGRSIMGLTRADGGEVIFGGGDLLKAHGAALRTARLKLRMVFQDPYASLNPRRTVGDSVAETGDIHGLFKSRKARAEQVGEALTQVGLDPSFAPRYPHELSGGQRQRVGIARAILPVPDLIIADEPVSALDVSIQAQVLNLLADLKARLGLTMMFISHDLGVVAKISDRVAVLYMGHVVELGDGPSLFAAAQHPYTQMLIASVPRIDPSKRVTGAVERGEPPSRFQQIEGCPFQDRCPKRTDVCRTMPPLRATTPGHQVACHHA, encoded by the coding sequence ATGGCGCTGACCGACACCGTGGCCCCGGCCGCCGCCCCCCTCCTCGAGGTGCGGGACCTCACCAAGACCTTCCACGTCCACCGCGACGGCAAGCGCTACCGGGTGCAGGCGGTGGACGGCATCTCGCTGACCGTGCGGCGGGGCGAGGTGCTCGGCATCGTCGGCGAGTCCGGCTGCGGCAAGACGACGGTCGGCCGCTCGATCATGGGTCTCACGCGGGCGGACGGCGGCGAGGTGATCTTCGGCGGCGGCGACCTCCTGAAGGCGCACGGCGCGGCGCTGCGCACGGCGCGCCTCAAGCTGCGGATGGTGTTCCAGGACCCCTACGCCTCGCTCAACCCCCGCCGCACGGTGGGCGACTCCGTCGCCGAGACGGGCGATATCCACGGGCTCTTCAAAAGCCGCAAGGCGCGCGCCGAGCAGGTCGGCGAGGCGCTGACCCAGGTTGGCCTCGACCCGAGCTTCGCGCCGCGCTACCCGCACGAGCTCTCCGGCGGGCAGCGCCAGCGCGTCGGCATCGCGCGGGCGATCCTGCCGGTGCCTGACCTCATCATCGCCGACGAGCCGGTGTCGGCGCTCGACGTGTCGATCCAGGCGCAGGTCCTCAACCTCCTCGCCGACCTCAAGGCGCGCCTCGGCCTGACGATGATGTTCATCTCGCACGACCTCGGCGTCGTGGCGAAGATCTCGGACCGTGTCGCGGTGCTCTACATGGGCCACGTCGTCGAGCTCGGCGACGGCCCGTCCCTCTTCGCCGCCGCGCAGCACCCGTACACGCAGATGCTGATCGCCTCGGTGCCGCGCATCGACCCGAGCAAGCGCGTCACCGGCGCGGTGGAGCGCGGCGAGCCGCCGAGCCGCTTCCAGCAGATCGAGGGCTGCCCGTTCCAGGACCGGTGCCCGAAGCGCACCGACGTCTGCCGCACGATGCCGCC
- a CDS encoding ABC transporter ATP-binding protein — MLTVEDMVVSVGSRHGSIDVVRGVSFAIAPGEILGLVGESGCGKSMTSLAVMGLLPHPEAWVSDGRIAIDGADITEATPFERVRKGHGDIAMIFQEPMTSLNPVMRIGDQIAEAVRVHDPEADPAARSRELLDLVRIPDAQLQLRAYPHELSGGMRQRVMIAVALACRPKVLIADEPTTALDVTVQLQILGLIRDLCDRLHMGVLFITHDLGVVSQLADRVAVMYAGKIAETGTVEGIFSAPLHPYTAGLMACVPDPATGQEPIHSIPGQAPKPYEIGDGCPFAPRCERAGPPCRSGPVPVVEAGGHTALCHFPLIAEAV; from the coding sequence ATGCTCACCGTCGAGGACATGGTGGTCTCGGTCGGCTCGCGGCACGGCTCGATCGACGTCGTGCGCGGCGTCTCGTTCGCGATCGCGCCGGGCGAGATCCTGGGGCTCGTCGGCGAGTCCGGCTGCGGCAAGAGCATGACGTCACTCGCCGTGATGGGCCTCCTGCCGCACCCGGAGGCGTGGGTCAGCGACGGCCGCATCGCCATCGACGGCGCCGACATCACCGAGGCGACGCCGTTCGAGCGGGTCCGGAAGGGCCATGGCGACATCGCGATGATCTTCCAGGAGCCGATGACGTCGCTGAACCCGGTGATGCGGATCGGCGACCAGATCGCCGAGGCGGTGCGGGTCCACGATCCCGAGGCCGACCCGGCCGCCCGCTCGCGCGAGCTCCTCGACCTCGTCCGCATCCCGGACGCGCAGCTCCAGCTTCGCGCCTACCCGCACGAGCTGTCGGGCGGCATGCGCCAGCGCGTCATGATCGCGGTCGCCCTCGCCTGCCGACCGAAGGTGCTCATCGCCGACGAGCCGACGACCGCGCTCGACGTCACGGTGCAGCTCCAGATCCTCGGCCTGATCCGCGACCTCTGCGACCGCCTGCACATGGGCGTCCTCTTCATCACCCATGACCTCGGCGTCGTCTCCCAGCTCGCCGACCGCGTGGCGGTGATGTACGCGGGAAAGATCGCCGAGACCGGGACGGTGGAGGGGATCTTCTCCGCGCCGCTCCACCCCTACACGGCGGGCCTGATGGCGTGCGTCCCCGACCCCGCCACCGGTCAGGAGCCGATCCATTCGATCCCCGGCCAGGCGCCGAAGCCCTACGAGATCGGTGACGGCTGCCCCTTCGCGCCACGCTGCGAGCGCGCCGGCCCGCCGTGCCGGTCCGGCCCCGTCCCGGTGGTCGAGGCCGGCGGTCACACCGCGCTTTGCCACTTCCCGCTGATCGCCGAGGCCGTCTGA
- a CDS encoding ABC transporter permease yields the protein MSATVRAVLAPVTARPVTFIGLIFLLVVIVSALASPLIAPYSPLDIAPTERLVPPNAEHWFGTDHFGRDTFSRVVYGSRLALLIGLGVVAFALATGVPIGVVSALYPALGRILMRGVDVLMAFPSLLLALGLIVILGQGVVNAILAIGVVYLTTTARIVYGVTLRLREETYVEAARSMGAGTVWLIARHILPNMISPLLVQASFVFAFAQLGAASLDFLGLGTPPDVPSWGNMLAESRIYITRAPWLLFFPGMMIALTAFSLNLTGDALRDHMDPRFREVMGNRQRR from the coding sequence ATGAGCGCCACCGTCCGCGCGGTCCTCGCCCCGGTCACCGCCCGACCGGTCACCTTCATCGGCCTCATCTTCCTGCTGGTGGTCATCGTCTCCGCGCTCGCCTCGCCGCTGATCGCGCCCTACTCGCCGCTCGACATCGCGCCGACGGAGCGCCTCGTGCCACCCAACGCCGAGCACTGGTTCGGCACCGACCACTTCGGCCGCGACACCTTCTCGCGCGTCGTCTACGGCTCGCGCCTGGCGCTCCTCATCGGCCTCGGCGTGGTCGCCTTCGCACTGGCGACGGGCGTTCCCATCGGCGTCGTCTCGGCGCTCTATCCCGCGCTCGGCCGCATCCTGATGCGCGGCGTCGACGTGCTGATGGCCTTCCCCTCGCTGCTCCTCGCGCTGGGGCTCATCGTGATCCTCGGGCAGGGCGTGGTGAACGCGATCCTCGCCATCGGCGTCGTCTACCTGACGACGACGGCCCGCATCGTCTACGGCGTCACCCTGCGGCTGCGCGAGGAGACCTACGTGGAGGCCGCCCGCTCGATGGGCGCGGGCACGGTCTGGCTGATCGCCAGGCACATCCTGCCCAACATGATCTCGCCTCTCCTGGTGCAGGCGAGCTTCGTCTTCGCCTTCGCCCAGCTCGGGGCGGCGTCGCTCGACTTCCTCGGCCTCGGCACGCCGCCGGACGTGCCGAGCTGGGGCAACATGCTGGCCGAGTCGCGCATCTACATCACCCGCGCCCCGTGGCTGCTCTTCTTTCCCGGCATGATGATCGCCCTCACCGCGTTCTCGCTGAACCTCACCGGTGACGCGCTGCGCGACCACATGGACCCGCGCTTCCGCGAGGTCATGGGCAACAGGCAGCGGAGGTAG